In Psychrilyobacter piezotolerans, a single genomic region encodes these proteins:
- a CDS encoding peptidase domain-containing ABC transporter has product MKKRHTCILQHDTMDCGAACIAMISKYYGLKIPIGKIRQYASTNLVGTNVLGLKEAGEKLKFDVKAVRGEEKDFNEKLQTPFIAHLNKDGLLHYVVVYKITKDKVVVADPAEGLLKQKIDDFLKQWTGIIIFMKPSPEFEEGDEKKGIFERFFKYIKPNKGLIIHIIVATLIYTFLGLLGAFYFKYLIDDILANHLKNTLITFTGGLIILKIFQLILGTFRSYIIFYMGQKINSGVMLDYYKHVMNLPLSFFETRKVGEITSRISDGSSVMSALTNTIFTVVIDSVMIFAVGGLLLAQNIKLFVMALMFIPLYTITILIFIKPFRKYHRKVMESHSQLESYLVESLNGVPTIKALGGEKESLKTYEEKFLKLLRDSFTNKKVGMISDFIESILNIFSGNFIYFIGGLEVIKGNISIGQLLTFNTLYGLFFDSIRNFVDLIPVTQKAHVASDRLGEVLDIETEKQTGIDKENIKGTLEFKNIDFKYGNGKNVLTDINFKISSGETLAIVGESGSGKSTLIKLLMRYYETVNGEIAIDSCDIKENNLRTFRERIAYVPQETFLFSGTLMENLKFGFSDKSDEEVMEACKKACIDEFIEKDPLKYNMRISERGSNLSGGQRQRISLARAFLKDSDLLILDEATSNLDVETEEKINREISEYSKGKMVILVAHKLATIKKVDKIIVLSSGKIVETGTHRELLKIETGVYKRFWELQVGVADE; this is encoded by the coding sequence ATGAAGAAGAGACATACTTGCATATTACAACACGATACAATGGACTGTGGAGCGGCCTGTATAGCAATGATCAGTAAATATTACGGGTTGAAAATCCCCATAGGGAAGATACGGCAATATGCTTCTACCAATCTAGTAGGGACTAATGTACTAGGGTTGAAAGAAGCAGGAGAAAAGTTAAAGTTTGATGTGAAGGCAGTTCGTGGAGAAGAAAAAGATTTTAATGAAAAATTACAAACTCCTTTTATAGCTCATCTCAATAAAGACGGTTTACTTCATTATGTAGTGGTGTATAAAATTACAAAAGATAAAGTAGTGGTAGCAGATCCAGCTGAAGGCCTTTTAAAACAAAAGATAGATGATTTTTTAAAGCAGTGGACTGGAATAATTATTTTTATGAAGCCATCTCCTGAATTTGAGGAAGGGGATGAAAAAAAGGGAATCTTTGAAAGATTTTTTAAGTATATTAAACCCAATAAAGGTCTTATAATTCATATTATTGTTGCGACTCTGATATATACATTTCTAGGGTTGTTAGGAGCTTTTTATTTTAAATATTTGATAGATGATATCTTAGCCAATCATCTAAAAAACACACTTATAACCTTTACTGGTGGGTTAATTATTTTAAAAATATTTCAATTAATACTGGGAACTTTTAGAAGCTATATAATATTTTATATGGGACAGAAAATAAATTCAGGGGTAATGCTGGATTATTATAAACATGTAATGAACCTGCCACTATCTTTTTTTGAAACCAGGAAAGTAGGGGAGATAACTTCAAGAATAAGTGATGGAAGTAGTGTAATGAGTGCATTGACCAATACAATCTTTACTGTGGTAATAGACTCCGTGATGATTTTTGCAGTTGGAGGGCTTCTTCTAGCTCAAAATATAAAACTTTTTGTAATGGCTCTAATGTTTATTCCGTTATATACAATAACCATCTTAATTTTTATAAAACCTTTTAGAAAATATCATAGAAAAGTAATGGAAAGTCATTCTCAGCTGGAATCTTATTTAGTTGAATCCTTAAACGGTGTTCCAACTATAAAAGCATTAGGAGGAGAAAAAGAGTCTTTAAAAACATACGAAGAAAAATTTTTGAAATTACTAAGAGATAGTTTTACCAATAAGAAAGTTGGAATGATATCTGATTTTATAGAGAGTATATTAAATATATTTTCAGGGAACTTTATTTATTTTATAGGTGGTTTGGAAGTAATAAAAGGAAATATCAGTATAGGACAACTATTAACTTTTAATACTCTTTATGGGTTATTTTTTGATTCCATAAGAAATTTTGTAGACCTTATTCCTGTAACGCAAAAAGCCCATGTAGCTTCTGACAGGTTAGGGGAAGTTTTAGATATTGAAACTGAAAAACAAACTGGTATAGATAAAGAAAATATAAAAGGAACTCTTGAATTTAAAAATATAGATTTTAAATATGGCAACGGGAAAAATGTACTGACAGATATAAATTTTAAGATCTCTTCCGGAGAAACGCTGGCCATTGTCGGGGAGAGTGGAAGCGGGAAAAGTACCTTAATAAAATTATTGATGAGATATTATGAAACCGTTAACGGAGAGATAGCTATAGATAGTTGTGATATAAAGGAGAATAATCTAAGAACTTTTAGGGAAAGAATAGCATATGTTCCCCAAGAAACATTTTTATTCAGCGGTACCCTTATGGAAAATTTAAAATTTGGTTTTTCAGATAAAAGTGATGAAGAGGTAATGGAAGCGTGTAAAAAAGCATGTATAGATGAATTTATCGAGAAAGATCCTTTAAAGTATAATATGCGAATAAGTGAAAGGGGCTCTAACCTTTCTGGAGGGCAAAGACAAAGAATCTCATTAGCTCGTGCATTTTTAAAAGATTCAGATCTACTAATACTGGATGAAGCAACAAGTAATCTCGATGTAGAAACGGAAGAGAAAATAAACAGAGAAATTTCAGAGTACAGTAAAGGAAAGATGGTTATATTAGTGGCGCATAAACTAGCAACAATAAAAAAAGTTGATAAAATAATAGTATTATCTAGTGGTAAAATTGTCGAAACCGGTACTCATAGAGAACTTTTAAAAATAGAAACAGGAGTTTATAAGCGATTTTGGGAACTTCAAGTAGGTGTAGCGGATGAGTAA
- a CDS encoding HlyD family secretion protein, whose amino-acid sequence MSKKMMTIKEYELTTDYFFRKELRLMIFYIYFLTSLIILLLTWSYFFNIDILVKSRGVVRPIKKISSILNQFEGNLTKVNYQDGKKVKKDDLLYSIDTFILENNYLKNSDLLRKEEKEIYFLATLKESLVAKKSFFKDKDNEYYYLYQKQKYKDKRLEAILRAAKMEYLKYKALGSDYVSEMDLEKYRRAYEEALYNYKMSDAELLSEINNKIFTLKEKTENIIKENIDLKNQIEKGSVKAPITGTIQCSKVFNKGDYIPKDQKVLDIVPQGSKLKMIVDIANKDISKIKVGQLIKYRIDSLLYKEYGISKGKVVKISPDSSNKGSFRMEGTIDREILENNQGDRESLKIGMTSDIRIVTTQKSILRVILEKLNFMNE is encoded by the coding sequence ATGAGTAAAAAAATGATGACAATAAAGGAATATGAACTAACAACAGATTATTTTTTTAGAAAAGAATTACGTTTGATGATATTTTATATCTATTTTTTAACCAGTCTGATTATTCTGCTGCTTACCTGGTCATATTTTTTTAATATTGACATATTAGTAAAATCAAGAGGTGTAGTAAGACCAATAAAAAAAATAAGCAGTATTTTAAATCAATTTGAAGGGAACCTTACAAAAGTAAATTATCAGGATGGGAAAAAAGTAAAAAAAGATGATCTATTATATTCTATAGATACCTTTATTCTTGAAAATAATTATCTGAAAAATAGTGATTTGCTTCGTAAAGAGGAGAAAGAAATCTATTTTTTAGCTACATTAAAAGAAAGCTTAGTCGCTAAAAAATCTTTCTTTAAAGATAAAGATAATGAATATTATTACCTCTATCAAAAACAAAAATATAAAGATAAAAGATTAGAAGCTATCCTCAGGGCAGCCAAGATGGAGTATTTAAAATATAAGGCTCTTGGTTCAGATTATGTCAGTGAGATGGATTTGGAGAAATATCGGAGAGCTTATGAGGAAGCTTTATATAATTATAAGATGAGTGATGCAGAGCTCTTATCTGAAATAAACAATAAAATCTTTACATTAAAGGAAAAAACAGAAAATATAATTAAAGAAAACATTGATCTGAAAAATCAAATAGAAAAAGGCAGTGTTAAAGCTCCTATAACAGGGACAATACAGTGTAGCAAGGTTTTCAACAAGGGAGATTATATTCCTAAAGACCAAAAGGTATTAGATATAGTCCCTCAGGGCTCTAAATTAAAGATGATAGTAGATATTGCAAATAAAGATATTTCTAAAATAAAAGTAGGGCAGTTAATAAAATACAGAATTGATTCATTACTTTATAAGGAATATGGTATTTCAAAGGGAAAAGTAGTTAAAATATCCCCTGATTCATCAAATAAAGGGAGCTTTCGTATGGAAGGTACAATTGATAGGGAAATATTAGAAAATAATCAGGGAGATCGAGAATCCTTAAAAATAGGTATGACTAGTGATATAAGAATAGTCACAACTCAAAAAAGTATCTTGAGAGTGATATTAGAAAAATTAAATTTTATGAATGAATGA